In one window of Phalacrocorax carbo chromosome 22, bPhaCar2.1, whole genome shotgun sequence DNA:
- the NCMAP gene encoding noncompact myelin-associated protein isoform X1, whose amino-acid sequence MLAEPMWALGSREALHLLPQSLLFVHECGWDFLCPLLCPTKMTTVAPLINNTQFSVNVTTTSQEQSLYQSSGAIVAAIVVGVIIIFTVVLLILKAYNRRMRVKRELEPKSTTTMPPALGQNSKSMSQHPTVTFIPVDIHMQNR is encoded by the exons ATGCTTGCGGAGCCCATGTGGGCTTTGGGCTCCCGTGAGGCTTTGCACCTGCTGCCGCAGTCACTGCTCTTTGTGCATGAGTGCGGGTGGGATTTTCTTTGCCCGTTGCTGTG ccCAACGAAGATGACGACAGTCGCACCACTGATCAATAATACTCAGTTCTCAGTAAACGTGACCACAACGTCTCAGGAACAAAGCCTCTATCAAA GTTCTGGAGCAATAGTTGCTGCCATCGTAGTAGGagtgattattatttttaccgTGGTTCTGCTCATATTGAAAGCATATAACAG ACGCATGAGAGTGAAGCGGGAGCTGGAACCCAAAAGCACAACAACAATGCCACCAGCTTTAGGGCAGAACAGCAAGAGCATGTCCCAGCACCCTACAGTGACTTTCATACCCGTGGATATCCACATGCAGAACAGATAA
- the NCMAP gene encoding noncompact myelin-associated protein isoform X2, giving the protein MTTVAPLINNTQFSVNVTTTSQEQSLYQSSGAIVAAIVVGVIIIFTVVLLILKAYNRRMRVKRELEPKSTTTMPPALGQNSKSMSQHPTVTFIPVDIHMQNR; this is encoded by the exons ATGACGACAGTCGCACCACTGATCAATAATACTCAGTTCTCAGTAAACGTGACCACAACGTCTCAGGAACAAAGCCTCTATCAAA GTTCTGGAGCAATAGTTGCTGCCATCGTAGTAGGagtgattattatttttaccgTGGTTCTGCTCATATTGAAAGCATATAACAG ACGCATGAGAGTGAAGCGGGAGCTGGAACCCAAAAGCACAACAACAATGCCACCAGCTTTAGGGCAGAACAGCAAGAGCATGTCCCAGCACCCTACAGTGACTTTCATACCCGTGGATATCCACATGCAGAACAGATAA